The genomic region cttcttatttcctcttgcCTATCCGTGCCATCAGTTCTGCATTAGCTGCCGCCTTGGTCCTCATGTCCTGGTTCTTGGCCAGGCCTATGAGGACGCTGAGGATGCTGGTGGGCACGTCGAGGGAGAGGGCGAAGCGGGACCCCTGCTGGGCTCTCTTCGGCACCTGGGAGGCCGGGCGAGGGGCTCGTTCTCGACGGAGCACCGTGTGGCGCTCTGATCGGAGCAATGCGTTCAACACCCCGCTGCGGTTGAGGATGTCGACGGCCAGCACAtccctctgtgtgtcttcatcGAGTTTAGCGAGAGAGGAAGTGCCGCTCCTCTGGCTCTGGACACACCACGGCAGCAGCAGAGCCAGgcagaaac from Pseudochaenichthys georgianus chromosome 5, fPseGeo1.2, whole genome shotgun sequence harbors:
- the LOC117447261 gene encoding urocortin-3-like gives rise to the protein MRSVSVCFCLALLLPWCVQSQRSGTSSLAKLDEDTQRDVLAVDILNRSGVLNALLRSERHTVLRRERAPRPASQVPKRAQQGSRFALSLDVPTSILSVLIGLAKNQDMRTKAAANAELMARIGKRK